The window CAGCGCTGACATGTTTGCCAGAATGTCAACCAAAAAAAGTACAAAAAAATACCCTTTCGTACATTTTATAGGCTTTTCATTGGTGCTAAAAACACGTAAACTTAGCGCCCTTTTGAACTTGAGCTCAAAAAATCATCAACGTGAACATTGGTCCTTATCAGTTAGAAAATAATGTGATCCTGGCGCCAATGGCGGGGATCACCGATCGACCTTTTCGACAACTTTGCTGTCGACTAGGGGCTGGGTTGGCTGTGTCTGAAATGTTGTCTTCCAATCCTAAGGTATGGAAGTCGGACAAATCTCGGTTGCGTATGCAGCACGGTGATGAAGTGGGGATCCGTTCTGTGCAGATTGCTGGCTCTGACCCAGATGAGATGGCGTATGCCGCTCAGGTCAATGTCGACAATGGTGCTCAGATTATTGATATCAATATGGGTTGCCCAGCGAAAAAAGTAAATAAAAAGCTCGCTGGCTCAGCATTGTTAAAAGAACCGGCTCAGGTACAACGCATCGTCGATGCCGTTGTTAATGCCGTTGATGTTCCGGTAACGCTGAAAATTCGCACCGGTTGGTGCGAGAACACGCGTAACGGTGTTGAGATAGCAAAAATAGCTGAAGGAAATGGAATTCAGGCACTGGCAGTGCACGGTCGTACCCGATGTGACTTTTACAAGGGCAATGCGGAGTACGATACGATTAAAGCCATTAAACAAGCGGTAACTATCCCGGTTGTTGCCAATGGTGATGTAACTTCTGCGGAAAAAGCTAAACAGGT is drawn from Thalassotalea sp. PS06 and contains these coding sequences:
- the dusB gene encoding tRNA dihydrouridine synthase DusB; translated protein: MNIGPYQLENNVILAPMAGITDRPFRQLCCRLGAGLAVSEMLSSNPKVWKSDKSRLRMQHGDEVGIRSVQIAGSDPDEMAYAAQVNVDNGAQIIDINMGCPAKKVNKKLAGSALLKEPAQVQRIVDAVVNAVDVPVTLKIRTGWCENTRNGVEIAKIAEGNGIQALAVHGRTRCDFYKGNAEYDTIKAIKQAVTIPVVANGDVTSAEKAKQVLEYTGADAVMVGRAAQGRPWIFREINHYLATGETLPSPEVEEVKSILLGHVKELHKFYGEFMGVRIARKHVSWYLQAHDQAKEFRPIFNALELPEEQLNALNMFFDQLT